In Calditerrivibrio sp., the following proteins share a genomic window:
- the lspA gene encoding signal peptidase II has protein sequence MKFNYILIIMLVVLDQWTKKIIIEKFQLYESITVIDGFFNLTYVLNPGAAFGFLAKMDERFRVLFFVFVTFIAICLVVYLIIRERGFILRRYAYSFILAGAIGNLIDRVMIGKVVDFLDFYIKSYHWPAFNVADVSISCGVGLLLLDLIRDKKRKQATGG, from the coding sequence ATGAAGTTCAATTATATTCTCATAATAATGTTGGTGGTTCTGGATCAATGGACTAAAAAGATCATAATAGAGAAGTTTCAGCTTTATGAGAGTATCACAGTAATAGATGGCTTTTTTAACCTTACCTATGTTTTAAATCCAGGGGCTGCTTTTGGTTTTTTGGCTAAGATGGATGAAAGATTTAGAGTGCTCTTTTTTGTGTTTGTTACATTTATTGCTATATGTTTGGTGGTGTACCTGATTATAAGAGAAAGGGGGTTTATTCTTCGTAGGTATGCTTATTCTTTCATATTAGCTGGTGCAATAGGCAATCTCATCGATAGAGTAATGATAGGTAAGGTTGTAGACTTCTTAGATTTTTATATAAAATCTTATCATTGGCCAGCTTTTAATGTGGCAGATGTATCAATAAGCTGTGGTGTTGGCTTATTGCTTTTGGATTTGATAAGAGATAAAAAGAGAAAACAAGCTACTGGAGGATAA